The Armatimonadota bacterium region TCTGATTCTTGTCTTCACGCTGGAGGGCGAGGCTCCTGCCGAGCGTTGGTGTCCCGGCGAGTTCCACCACCTCCGTGGCGGGGACTTCTTGCTACCGCCATCTTATCATGATACAATACCTTCGCTCTAGGATGCATACGGAGGGAGACGATGAACGAGAAAGAAGCCCAGGAGATTTGTGAGAAAGCTATCGCCCTCAGCGAGGCGGAGCATGTGCAGGTGAACCTTTATGGAGCGCGGGAAGCCTCTACGCGCTATGCCAACAACGAGATTACTCAGAACGTCGCCAAAAGCCAGGTAAGCTTGCGCGTTACCTGTGCTTACGGAAACAAGGTGGGGCGTTGTAGCACCAACCGACTGGACACCGATTCCATCCGCGAGGCGGTGAAGCGTGCCGAGCAGATGGCGCGCGTGGCGGAACCCGATACCGAGTTTCTTCCTCCACCTGAACCGACAACTTACCGTGCGATCCTGGCGTATGCGGACAGCACTGCGCATGCCACTCCGGAAGACCGTGCCCGCGTGGTGCGACAGGTGATTGAGGAGGCAAAGTCGCGAGGGCTCCAAACGGCAGGCAGCTTCGCCACGAACTCCTCCGTCATGGCTGTAGCCAACAACCGAGGTCTGTTCGGCTTTCACACCGCCACGCGGGCGTCGCTGATATGCACCGTGATGGCGGAAGACAGCAGCGGCTGGGCGGAGCAGACCCACGAAGACATGACCATCATCTCGCCGAAGGTAGTTGCAAAGCGAGCCGCAGACAAAGCGGTGGCGGCGCGTCAGCCGCAGGAGGTGTCGCCTGGGGATTATACGGTGGTGCTGGAGCCGCCGGCGATAGCAGAACTGTTGGCGTACATGGCATGGAGTATGGACGCCAAAGCCGCCGACGAGGGGCGTTCCGCTTTCACCGGCAAGGAGGGAACCACCATCGGCAACGAACTGGTGACATTGCAGTCTCTGCCTGCACATCCTGAATGTCCGGCAGAACCCTTCTTTGACGACGGGATGCCTGCGCCAGACGTGACATGGGTGGAGAGAGGCGTGCTAAAGACTCTGGCGTATAGCCGTTATTGGGCGCACCAGCAAGGTAAGCCCTTTACTGGCTACCCGTCCAACTTGATTTTGCAGGGCGGGAGCCATTCGCTGGAGGAGCTGGTGGCGCAGGTGGAAGACGGCTTGCTCATCACGCGCTTCTGGTACATTCGCTTCGTAGACCCGATGCAGTTACTATTGACCGGCATGACGCGCGATGGGGTGTACCGTATTCAGGAGGGCAAAGTGACTCATGCGGTCAAGAATCTGCGCTTCAACGAAAGCCCGCTGGTGGTGCTTCAGAACGTGCGATTACTGGGGGTCCCGCAGCGGGTGGAAAGCGACGCGCTTGTGCCGCCCGTAGTGGTGGATAGCTTCACCTTTAGCAGCACCACCACTTTCTGAGTTGGGCACAGAAGGAGATTTCCCGTGCGTAACGAAACATGTAACGCATTAGCACATCGAGGAGGAAGCATGAGAAAGTTCTGGCTCAATCACATCACGGCTGTGCTGCTCGCGTTGGCGGTGGGTGGTACAGTATGGGCGCAGGTGAAGCCTCCAGCCCAGAAGCCCGCAGTACCGTCGAAGCCAGCGGCCAAATCGGATCCGGCGGCAAAGCCTGCCCAACCCTCCGCACAGAACGTGGTGGGGCGTGTAGGCAATACGGTCATCACGCGTGACGAGATGCTCCGAACCATGGAGGCGTGGTACGGTCCGCAGGTGGTCGAGGAGCTGATCACGCTGAAGATTGTTGAGCAGGAGGCGAAAAAGTACGGTATCACCGCGACCAAGGCGGAGATAGACCAGCGGTACAACGAAGCCATTGAGGGGATGCGTGCGCGCGTGCCCCCCGGCGCGGATGTGTACGCGGAGCTGGCGAAGCAGGGCTGGACTCGGGCGCATATGGAGGCGGTGCTCAAGCGCGTACTGTTGCTGGAGAAGCTGGTAGCACGTACCATACGCGATAGCGACTTCATCCAGGCTCGCCATATCCTGATACAACCGCAGATGCCCACCATTACGCCGGACCAGAACATGAGCGCAGAGGAGCGCCAGAAGATGTTTGCCGAAGCGCGGGCGAAGGCGGAGGAAGAGGCGAAGGCAAAGGCGCAGAAAGTGTATGAAGAAATCAAGGCGGGCAAAGACTTTGCAGAAGCTGCGAAGGAGTACTCCGACGACC contains the following coding sequences:
- a CDS encoding TldD/PmbA family protein, with amino-acid sequence MNEKEAQEICEKAIALSEAEHVQVNLYGAREASTRYANNEITQNVAKSQVSLRVTCAYGNKVGRCSTNRLDTDSIREAVKRAEQMARVAEPDTEFLPPPEPTTYRAILAYADSTAHATPEDRARVVRQVIEEAKSRGLQTAGSFATNSSVMAVANNRGLFGFHTATRASLICTVMAEDSSGWAEQTHEDMTIISPKVVAKRAADKAVAARQPQEVSPGDYTVVLEPPAIAELLAYMAWSMDAKAADEGRSAFTGKEGTTIGNELVTLQSLPAHPECPAEPFFDDGMPAPDVTWVERGVLKTLAYSRYWAHQQGKPFTGYPSNLILQGGSHSLEELVAQVEDGLLITRFWYIRFVDPMQLLLTGMTRDGVYRIQEGKVTHAVKNLRFNESPLVVLQNVRLLGVPQRVESDALVPPVVVDSFTFSSTTTF